The Triticum aestivum cultivar Chinese Spring chromosome 3A, IWGSC CS RefSeq v2.1, whole genome shotgun sequence genome includes a region encoding these proteins:
- the LOC123063335 gene encoding vesicle-associated protein 1-1 isoform X2: MGQGVVEIQPRELQFTFELKKQSSCSVHLVNKSDEYVAFKVKTTSPKRYCVRPNIGVILPRATCDFTVTMQAQRTAPPDMQLKDKFLVQTTVVPPGTSDDDLIPAFFSKETNAYIEESKLRVVLVDASRPPVEQLINNVPSTDAAVEVPVLKDTPNVQNEVPAMEKKIPAPQEKISAVVPNIPSPVRESPILQEVPVLPHEEPAILAESPPPLKDESPPPLKHESPSYIKDTSAVTIEQLSPLKEETVTSKVSPLEETLPKETVTVTEDVQNLKSKLNNLESKLEGAEKMIIKLREESRTTTQERDRLQQEMVFLKKGTPKSQLGFPLLFVVYVALLGTSLGYLLRL, encoded by the exons ATGGGCCAGGGCGTCGTCGAGATCCAGCCCCGCGAGCTCCAGTTCACCT TTGAGCTGAAGAAGCAGAGTTCATGTTCTGTCCATCTTGTCAACAAATCCGATGAATATGTCGCTTTCAAG GTTAAGACAACTTCCCCTAAAAGATATTGCGTCCGACCAAATATTGGAGTTATCCTTCCAAGGGCAACATGTGATTTCACAG TTACCATGCAAGCACAGCGTACTGCGCCACCAGACATGCAATTAAAAGACAAATTTTTGGTGCAGACCACAGTTGTTCCTCCTGGTACATCAGATGATGACCTCATTCCTGCTTTT TTCTCCAAAGAAACCAACGCATATATTGAGGAAAGTAAATTGAGAGTTGTCCTTGTTGATGCATCTCGTCCTCCTGTGGAGCAACTGATAAATAATGTCCCCAGCACTGATGCGGCAGTTGAGGTTCCGGTGTTAAAAGATACACCAAATGTTCAGAATGAAGTGCCAGCTATGGAGAAAAAGATTCCTGCCCCCCAGGAGAAAATTTCAGCTGTTGTTCCTAACATACCTTCCCCTGTCAGGGAGTCTCCAATCCTTCAAGAAGTTCCTGTGCTACCGCATGAAGAACCTGCTATTTTGGCAGAATCTCCTCCCCCTCTAAAAGACGAATCTCCTCCCCCTCTAAAACATGAATCTCCTTCCTATATAAAGGATACGTCTGCGGTTACCATTGAACAGCTTTCTCCTCTGAAGGAAGAGACTGTAACTTCAAAGGTGTCTCCTCTGGAAGAAACTCTTCCGAAAGAAACTGTCACC GTGACGGAAGATGTTCAGAATCTGAAGTCAAAACTCAACAACCTTGAATCAAAATTGGAAGGG GCTGAAAAGATGATAATAAAACTGAGAGAAGAGAGCCGGACTACAACCCAGGAGCGGGATAGGCTGCAGCAAGAGATG GTATTTTTAAAGAAGGGAACCCCAAAGAGTCAGCTAGGCTTCCCGTTGCTGTTTGTGGTCTATGTGGCGCTTCTCGGCACCTCCCTCGGCTACCTCTTGCGCCTATGA
- the LOC123063335 gene encoding vesicle-associated protein 1-1 isoform X1: MGQGVVEIQPRELQFTFELKKQSSCSVHLVNKSDEYVAFKVKTTSPKRYCVRPNIGVILPRATCDFTVTMQAQRTAPPDMQLKDKFLVQTTVVPPGTSDDDLIPAFFSKETNAYIEESKLRVVLVDASRPPVEQLINNVPSTDAAVEVPVLKDTPNVQNEVPAMEKKIPAPQEKISAVVPNIPSPVRESPILQEVPVLPHEEPAILAESPPPLKDESPPPLKHESPSYIKDTSAVTIEQLSPLKEETVTSKVSPLEETLPKETVTVSDRGFFSVQNHQLSHVTEDVQNLKSKLNNLESKLEGAEKMIIKLREESRTTTQERDRLQQEMVFLKKGTPKSQLGFPLLFVVYVALLGTSLGYLLRL; encoded by the exons ATGGGCCAGGGCGTCGTCGAGATCCAGCCCCGCGAGCTCCAGTTCACCT TTGAGCTGAAGAAGCAGAGTTCATGTTCTGTCCATCTTGTCAACAAATCCGATGAATATGTCGCTTTCAAG GTTAAGACAACTTCCCCTAAAAGATATTGCGTCCGACCAAATATTGGAGTTATCCTTCCAAGGGCAACATGTGATTTCACAG TTACCATGCAAGCACAGCGTACTGCGCCACCAGACATGCAATTAAAAGACAAATTTTTGGTGCAGACCACAGTTGTTCCTCCTGGTACATCAGATGATGACCTCATTCCTGCTTTT TTCTCCAAAGAAACCAACGCATATATTGAGGAAAGTAAATTGAGAGTTGTCCTTGTTGATGCATCTCGTCCTCCTGTGGAGCAACTGATAAATAATGTCCCCAGCACTGATGCGGCAGTTGAGGTTCCGGTGTTAAAAGATACACCAAATGTTCAGAATGAAGTGCCAGCTATGGAGAAAAAGATTCCTGCCCCCCAGGAGAAAATTTCAGCTGTTGTTCCTAACATACCTTCCCCTGTCAGGGAGTCTCCAATCCTTCAAGAAGTTCCTGTGCTACCGCATGAAGAACCTGCTATTTTGGCAGAATCTCCTCCCCCTCTAAAAGACGAATCTCCTCCCCCTCTAAAACATGAATCTCCTTCCTATATAAAGGATACGTCTGCGGTTACCATTGAACAGCTTTCTCCTCTGAAGGAAGAGACTGTAACTTCAAAGGTGTCTCCTCTGGAAGAAACTCTTCCGAAAGAAACTGTCACCGTAAGTGACCGAGGTTTTTTCAGTGTGCAGAATCATCAATTATCTCAT GTGACGGAAGATGTTCAGAATCTGAAGTCAAAACTCAACAACCTTGAATCAAAATTGGAAGGG GCTGAAAAGATGATAATAAAACTGAGAGAAGAGAGCCGGACTACAACCCAGGAGCGGGATAGGCTGCAGCAAGAGATG GTATTTTTAAAGAAGGGAACCCCAAAGAGTCAGCTAGGCTTCCCGTTGCTGTTTGTGGTCTATGTGGCGCTTCTCGGCACCTCCCTCGGCTACCTCTTGCGCCTATGA